The Enterobacter kobei genome has a segment encoding these proteins:
- the glnK gene encoding P-II family nitrogen regulator, whose protein sequence is MKLVTVVIKPFKLEDVREALSSMGIQGLTVTEVKGFGRQKGHAELYRGAEYSVNFLPKVKIDVAIADDQLDEVIDVISKAAYTGKIGDGKIFVAELQRVIRIRTGESDEAAL, encoded by the coding sequence ATGAAGCTGGTTACGGTTGTAATCAAACCATTCAAACTCGAAGACGTGCGTGAAGCGTTGTCTTCCATGGGTATTCAGGGACTGACTGTCACCGAAGTGAAAGGCTTTGGTCGTCAGAAGGGTCATGCCGAGCTTTACCGCGGGGCGGAATACAGCGTTAACTTTCTGCCAAAAGTAAAAATTGATGTCGCGATTGCTGACGATCAGCTTGATGAAGTCATTGATGTCATTAGCAAAGCGGCCTACACAGGCAAAATTGGCGACGGCAAAATTTTCGTTGCCGAACTGCAGCGCGTCATTCGCATTCGTACCGGCGAATCTGACGAAGCGGCACTGTAA